The genomic DNA AACTAAAAGCTGTACAACTCGATTTAATTCTACCGAATGAGAAGCTTTAAATAAAATGCGATCGCCAGCTTTTACAAACTCTTGCAAACGCTTCGCCATCATCTCCCGTGCATCAACTTGGGTGATATCTCCTAGTTCCACAAAAGGCAAACCAGCCGCACCAGTTGCAATTGCTGAAGCTTCTTCAAAATCTGCCAAGATAAATAAAGCATCCAGATTTAATTCCCGTGCCTTCTCGCCTACTTGTCTGTGAAACTCAAGCGATCGCTCTCCCAACTCCTTCATCGTACCTAACACTGCTATATGCCGCTTTCCGGGAGTATCTGCTAATAACTTCAAAGCCGCAATCATCGATTCTAAACCTGCATTGTAAGTCTCATCTAGAATGACAATATCATTAGCTAACTCGTAGCGTTTCGCCCTTCCTGACGGTAAGTCCACTGACAAACCGCCTTTTAAAGGTTCCCAACTTACACCTAGAACCTTTGCCACTGCTAAAGCTGCTAAATAATTTACCGCATTATGACGACCTGGCAAGGGTAAAGGTAAGTTAATACTATCAATAGATATTGTTCGATCGTCAATCAATTCAGGGCATAAATTGCCCTTTTCTAAGCCGTAAGCCAGAGTTTCTCCTTGCCAAACTTTGGCAGCAGTTGCCATTAATAGAGCGTTGTCACTGTTTAGAATCGCGATGCTATCATTGGGCATTTCAGCCAATAACTCGCATTTGGCTTGTGCGATCGCCTCTCTGGAACCCAGCCGCCCAATATGGGCTGTACCCACATTCGTAATTACTGCAATCGTTGGTCGCGCAATTTGAGTTAAAAATGCAATTTCTCCAGAGGCACGCATTCCCATTTCAATGACAGCATAGTGATGGGACTCTGACAGTTCTAATAGAGTTTTTGGTACTCCGATTTCATTGTTATAATTTAATTGAGTTTTGAGGACATTTCCCTTGGTTGTCAAAACCGCTGCAATTAATTCTTTTGTAGTAGTTTTGCCCACAGAACCAGTGACGGCAATTACTGGAATATTAAATTGGTCGCGCCACCAACGAGCGATCGCCTGATAAGCTTTTAAAGTATCCTCAACTCGTAATAGTGGCAGATCTAAACCCTCGCTTTCCCAACTGCGATCGACAACAGCCGCGATCGCACCCAATTCCAACGCCTTAGCCACAAATTTGTGGCCGTCAAAATTTTCTCCCCGCAAAGCTACGAACACTTCACCGCCTTTGAGATTCCGTGTATCTGTCGCGATCCCCGTTGCGATCGCACGATCTGACTGTACAGGCGGTGCAACAGCCAAAATTTCAGCTAATTGGGCGGGGGTTACGCAACAAACCATACTACCAACACTCACACTTCAAAATTATTTAGCTTAACTATTCTAAGACAATAGAAGCCACAAGTTATAAATTATTAGTTGAGAATGAAAAGATTTAGGCAACACTAATCATTTAGATCGTCCAAAGGAAGAATTTTCCCTAACTTATAAAAGTCCTAAGTCCTACTTTTGATAATCCGCCGATCGTCGTACCTCTGATTCCTCAGTGTAGGGATTGCACTGACTCATTTATTTATTCTCTATCCGTGTATGTACTTAGCATCTTCAAAAAACTCAATCGGGTAGTAGCTGCGATCGCGATTGAAAACCCTAATTTTAGGTCTCAAAAAGGCTGTAGCATCCCCTCTAAGGTCTTGACCCCCTCATCCCGTCACCTAAAGCGAAGATTTACGCAAGGTTTATCCAAACTTTACAAATTTTAGAGTAATTTTTAAGCCTACTACTTGAAAGTAGCAAGCACTTCGTGTAATCTTTAATTTAGGACTTAGTTGAAAGTTGAAAAAATAATAATTAACTTAACCTAAGATCGAGCGCCCAGCAATCCCAAAGCAGATAGCGCTAAAAAATTCTAGCTAAGCGAGGGAAGGTGACTTCAAGTGAACAATACTTTAAAAGAGGGTTACAACCGAGAAAGCCATCCAGAAGAGCAGCTACTCTACAACCACTGGCTAGACCAAGTGCAGCTAGAGCAACCACCGGAGCTCATAGAGCGCTTTCGTAGTTTATTTATTGAAGGTACGGGATATCCCGATCCCGAAATAGCGGCGGCTCTTGAAAAGCTGATCGCCTCTAAAAATTCTGGAGAGGAATTTAAATTTATCCTCAACCGTTGCTGTCATATCCTGATTAATCGCTGGCAGACATATCCTGCCAAGCATACAGCCATCCCCGAATTAATCGGTCTATTTGAATGTATCCCTTATAACCCAGCCGCAAAGTATTTACGCAACCGCACCAAAATAGGGCTACCTGAATTAGTCAAACAATTCACTCAAACTGAACAGTACGTCACCCTACAACGCTTGGCAAAAGTGATGAGCCAAAGCCGAGAAGCAAACAGCAGCAGCAACAGCAACACAGCCCAAACCAAGCCTTTAGGAACATTAATTCCTCGATATCCATACTTATATAAACACTGTCTGCTCAGTGAAGGAAGCCCCTACGAACACCAGAAAACCATCAAAAAAATTCAAACTGAAAATCAGCGTAAATTTGAAATCGATCTCTCCCAATATGTAGCTCACGCAGTGAGAAAATCCCAAATAGCTCGGAGAGAAACTTCAGTATCTTTCGGGAGAATTATACAACCGATAAAAAACCCCACTCTTTTGAACGATGGCGAACTCTTTTTTGCCCTCAAACAATTTATTGGCAAAGTCGAAGGAGCCGACAGCTATCGGAATTTTGCCCACCGCTTTCTCAGCAATACCAATTACAACCAATCTTATCGCAGTTTTAAAGATGACTTATACGAATACCTGATTACCACCACCAATGACTCAACCTATGGCAAGCAGCAATTTAACGAAAAACTCTATAAGCAACTAAGAAACACCTTTCCCCAATGCGACTCCCAAAAATTCACTGACTTCTTAATGATCAGAACTTGCAGCCAAATGTTGAACTTTCTAGTAGTGGAAAGTCCTCAGCGGCCCAATCACTTTGTATTTATAGACCTAATTTCTAACGTGGGTGCAACCCAAACAACCGGCCTCCTGCTCAAAATTGTGCTGATTTGCCGTCAAGTCAAACCCTATCTAGAAAAGCGGTTTGCAATTCTATTCAATCACTACGAATCCACAGCACGAGAAGGAGTTCTCTGGTTAGTCAAAGGTCTAGAAAATCTAAACTTAGCTCTGAGTACCAACTTTGGCTCAGTTGACCTCTCTTACCTCCGCTAGGAATAATGAGGGGTCAAGTAGGGGATAAAACCCACGAGCGATCGGCAATTTTATGTTAAAGTATCAGTTATGAATCAAATTCAGTTGTAGGCTTTGTTTACTGCTACAGAATTCTCAAAAAAAGCCCCCTTTTCTGTATCAACAGGCATTTCTCCAACACTGAATCTTTACATAATTTAATGTCGGGAGGAATTATATGTCGCTCTATGTAGGTAATCTTTCCTACCAAGTTACCCAAGAAGACATCATTACCGTCTTTGCCGAATACGGAACTGTCAAGCGCGTACACTTGCCTACAGACCGTGAAACTGGTCGTCCGCGAGGGTTTGGTTTTGTAGAAATGGCAACCGATGCAGAAGAAGAAGCAGCTATTACAGCTCTCGACGGAGCAGAATGGATGGGACGCGAGCTGAAAGTGAACAAAGCCAAACCCCGCGAAGAAGGAGGAGATAGAGGTGGCGGCAATCGCAGCGGTAACGGCGGCAAATCTTCTAGAGCAGGGGGAGGACGCTATTAATTTAGAAACATTAGGATTTAAAATTTAAAATTAAGGCAAAACGGCAAAACGTAAAATAATGCCCCAAATTTTTACTGCCACCTAAGCCCACTGTCCCCCACGAATATCGAGCTCGGCACTCTGCATAAGAGCTGCGGTCAAAATAGCTAGGGGATAAAGTTGGTAGTAAATCTTGAAAACATCCTTAGTATCGTGTAATCTAGAGTTGTGGGATGGATACACAAACTTAAGTTTGGGAAGCAAATTCCTAACCATTTTAAAAGATATAGGGAGATTCCGCGCAACCAAGGAGAGATCGACCCTAAACGCTTGTTGTTGCTGTTGTAATACTAAGATAGCAGCTCATCTTTTTAAGGCCAAAGAATCGCGACCAAGAACCCCAGTAATCTAGTAATAGGGATATTTAGAGCCAAATCTCTAAAAAATTCCATACCCTGTAGGGGTAGAAGTGTCAAAATTCGATAGCCTAGTAATTGCATAATCTTTAATTGGGAATTACAAGGAAGTAGGAAGAATGACTCAAGTGCTACTCGGCGAGAATGAAAGAATTGAATCAGCCTTGCGCCGATTCAAGCGTCAAGTCTCTAGTGCAGGGATTTTGGCGGATGTCAAAAAGCGCCGACACTTTGAAACTCCGCTGGAAAAGCGCAAGCGCAAAGCAATTGCGCGACGACGCGACAGACGTTTCCGCTAAGGGGATTATTCCCTGACTTACATTGCGGGAGCCGTCATGTTCCGATCGTATTAACTGCAAAGTGTGGCATCCGCCCATTTAATTTCCGCAGTTATAAATTAGTAAAGGCGGTCTTTGCGGTTAAGGCAAAGTCCGCTTTTAAATTGTTAATTGTTAACTGTTAACTGTTAATTGTTAACTGTTAATTGTTAATTGTTAAGAACCTATTTATAGCAACCGCCAAAGTGGTTAGGACATTCTAAATTACTGAAAGCTAAATTTATTCCCTTCTTTCCCTTCTTTCCCTAGTCCCTAGCCCCTAGCCCCTAGCCCCTAGATATATTAATGGAAATCGATAAAGAACTGGATAACACCATTTTAAACTTTGCAGATATTCAGTCCGAACTGAACTTGCGGCACGCAAGAGAAGCTCTGCGAGACATAGTAGAAAATATGGACTTGACACCCCAAGAACGTAGCGGACTCGAACCCGCAATTGGGGGGCTACAAAAAATGCTTGACAAGTTAGAACGAACTTGCGTGCAAATAGCAGTATTTGGCATGGTAGGGCGTGGTAAATCTTCAGTTTTGAATGCTCTATTGGGCCAAAATATCTTTGAAACTGGCCCGACTCACGGTGTTACCCGCAGCATGACGATTGGTGAGTGGGATATAGGTCAAGAGGAGATGGGGAGTAGGAGAGATGGGGAGTACGGTAAATTAGAAACTCAGGGACAATTTCCAGTGCTTTCTAACGCTCCCATTATCTATCGCTTATCCCAGGTTGAATTAATCGATACTCCGGGGATTGATGAAGTAGATGGCGAGACTCGCGAAGCTTTGGCGCGTCAGGTCGCGAAACAGGCTGATTTAATTCTATTTGTGGTTGCGGGCGATATCACTAAAGTAGAATACGAGGCGCTTTCTCAGTTGCGCGAAGCTGGCAAACCGATGCTTTTAGTATTCAATAAAATCGATCAATATCCTGATGCCGATCGCATTGCCATCTATCACAAAATACGGGACGAACGGGTGCGGGAGTTACTGTCGCCCGATGAAATCGTGATGGCGGCGGCTTCGCCTTTGATTCCTAATGCTGTGCGGCGTGCTGATGGCAGTATGAATGTCAAAATGACTCGCGGAACCCCGCAAATAGATGATTTAAAACTTAAAATTCTGGAGATTTTAGACCGCGAAGGTAAATCTTTAGTGGCGCTAAATACGATGCTCTATGCGGGTGATGTGAACGAGCAGTTAGTGAAGCGAAAAATGGAGATTCGCGAAGATAGTGCTAATAAAATTATTTGGAATGGGGTGATGACTAAGGCGGTAGCAATCGCGCTTAATCCGATTACTGTTCTCGACATTCTCAGCGGTGCTGTAATTGATGTAGCAATGGTATTAACACTGTCTAAGCTTTACGGAATTGGGATGACAGAAGCGGGAGCAGTAGAATTGTTGCAAAAAATGGCGATTAGTATGGGCGGAATTACTGCGAGCGAATTGGTGGCTAATTTTGGTTTGAGTTCTCTCAAAGGTTTGTTAGGAATGGCTGCACCTGCAACGGGTGGATTATCTTTAGCGCCTTATTTATCTGTAGCCGTCACTCAAGCTGGGGTTGCTGGCGTTTCTTCCTATGGCATTGGACAGGTAACTAAAGCTTATTTGGCTAATGGTGCATCTTGGGGAGATGATGGGCCCAAAGCTGTTGTTAGTAGAATTTTGGCTTCTTTGGATGAGGGTTCTATCCTGAATAGGATTAAGGATGAATTGCGGGCTAAGTTGAATTTGGGAGATGTGGGAAGAGTGAGAAAAGAGCGATAAGTATAGCAACCGCTTTCGTCGGTTAGGGGCTAGGGAAAGAGCGGGGGAGCGGGGGAGCGGGGGAGCAGAGGAGATGGGGGAGATGGGGAAGGTAGCCATGAGCTATGAGCCATTAGCTATTAGCCAGGAGCAATTGGCAATTAGCCATTAGCAATTAGCTATTAGCTATTAGCGGTTGCTATATTTTGCCTTCTCATCCCTATTTGGGCAAGGGCTCGAAGATTGGGGTACTACGGGCTACAACGGCCGAGAATAGAGCCTCATACTGATTCAAAGCTTCCTCAAACCCATAGTGCTCGACGGCATACTTTCTACCTTGCTGACCCAAAGCTTCCACCTGAGCGGGATGAAGATATAACTCTTGAATCGCCTCTGCTAAGGCCTGGGGGTCTTCAGGAGGCACTACAACACCACCACCACTCTCCAAGACTGCTTTATTTGCCGTACCTGTTTCTGGCACCGAGGCCACAATTGCCCGGCCAGAAGCCAGAATTACTTGGATTTTCGAGGGCATATTAAAATTAGTAACGCGCAGCTTTTGCACTACCAAACTAACATCAGCAGCCGCTAACATCTGGGGTAATTTTTCTCGCGGCTCAAAGGGTAAGAGCAAAACATTAGGAGCTTTATAAGTATCGCAGTCCTTCTGTAATTCCCCTAATGCTGTCGGTTCTCCCACAATTACAAAAGCAATTTCAGGGATATGTTTTAAACGAGCTGCGGCCTTAACGACTGTTTGCAAACCTTGAGTCAGAGCAATATTGCCGCAGTAAAGCACAACAAATTTGCCTGTGAGTTGGTGAGATTCCCGGAAGGGGTTATTTTCTTTGGGTAAAGGCCCGATGAAATTGACATCAACCCAATTAGGGATACAAACAATTTTATTAGGAGCTACTCCCTGAGAAAGTAATTTTTCAACAAATCCATCAGCGATTACGCTAATCTGAGTAGCTGTGCGATAAGCAAATTTTTCCAAAGTGTCGGCGATCCGAATCAGCAAGCTATCTTTTTTCACCAGACCAACACGCACGGCTGCTTCGGAAACGATATCCTGAACATTGAGAATGATGGGACAGGCGCGAAACCCTCCGTAAATGGCAACTGGGACGCAAATCGGCAAAGGGGGTACAGTTGAGAAAATGACATCAGGTCGCCAACCGTTGAAAGCTTGGAAGAAACTGGAAGCCACAAAGCTACCGTCGAGTAAGAGTCTATCTAGCAAGGTGGGATGGGGGCCGTTGATCCGCACGTAGCTACGCTGAATTTTGACACCGTTTCTCTCTTCGGTCAGGTAGCACTTGCCTTGATATTGTTCATAAATCCGGCGCTGCGGATAGTTGGGCATACCTGTGACTACCCGAACTTGATGGCCTCGCTTGACTAAACCCTCTGCTAGTTCTGTCATCAAGGGAGCAATGCCTATGGGTTCTGGGTAGTAGTTATAGGAATAGATCAAAATACGCATAATTTTAAGTTTGAA from Kamptonema formosum PCC 6407 includes the following:
- a CDS encoding UDP-N-acetylmuramoyl-tripeptide--D-alanyl-D-alanine ligase; translated protein: MVCCVTPAQLAEILAVAPPVQSDRAIATGIATDTRNLKGGEVFVALRGENFDGHKFVAKALELGAIAAVVDRSWESEGLDLPLLRVEDTLKAYQAIARWWRDQFNIPVIAVTGSVGKTTTKELIAAVLTTKGNVLKTQLNYNNEIGVPKTLLELSESHHYAVIEMGMRASGEIAFLTQIARPTIAVITNVGTAHIGRLGSREAIAQAKCELLAEMPNDSIAILNSDNALLMATAAKVWQGETLAYGLEKGNLCPELIDDRTISIDSINLPLPLPGRHNAVNYLAALAVAKVLGVSWEPLKGGLSVDLPSGRAKRYELANDIVILDETYNAGLESMIAALKLLADTPGKRHIAVLGTMKELGERSLEFHRQVGEKARELNLDALFILADFEEASAIATGAAGLPFVELGDITQVDAREMMAKRLQEFVKAGDRILFKASHSVELNRVVQLLVVD
- a CDS encoding RNA recognition motif domain-containing protein, whose amino-acid sequence is MSLYVGNLSYQVTQEDIITVFAEYGTVKRVHLPTDRETGRPRGFGFVEMATDAEEEAAITALDGAEWMGRELKVNKAKPREEGGDRGGGNRSGNGGKSSRAGGGRY
- the rpsU gene encoding 30S ribosomal protein S21, which produces MTQVLLGENERIESALRRFKRQVSSAGILADVKKRRHFETPLEKRKRKAIARRRDRRFR
- a CDS encoding GTP-binding protein, which translates into the protein MEIDKELDNTILNFADIQSELNLRHAREALRDIVENMDLTPQERSGLEPAIGGLQKMLDKLERTCVQIAVFGMVGRGKSSVLNALLGQNIFETGPTHGVTRSMTIGEWDIGQEEMGSRRDGEYGKLETQGQFPVLSNAPIIYRLSQVELIDTPGIDEVDGETREALARQVAKQADLILFVVAGDITKVEYEALSQLREAGKPMLLVFNKIDQYPDADRIAIYHKIRDERVRELLSPDEIVMAAASPLIPNAVRRADGSMNVKMTRGTPQIDDLKLKILEILDREGKSLVALNTMLYAGDVNEQLVKRKMEIREDSANKIIWNGVMTKAVAIALNPITVLDILSGAVIDVAMVLTLSKLYGIGMTEAGAVELLQKMAISMGGITASELVANFGLSSLKGLLGMAAPATGGLSLAPYLSVAVTQAGVAGVSSYGIGQVTKAYLANGASWGDDGPKAVVSRILASLDEGSILNRIKDELRAKLNLGDVGRVRKER
- a CDS encoding glycosyltransferase family 4 protein, yielding MRILIYSYNYYPEPIGIAPLMTELAEGLVKRGHQVRVVTGMPNYPQRRIYEQYQGKCYLTEERNGVKIQRSYVRINGPHPTLLDRLLLDGSFVASSFFQAFNGWRPDVIFSTVPPLPICVPVAIYGGFRACPIILNVQDIVSEAAVRVGLVKKDSLLIRIADTLEKFAYRTATQISVIADGFVEKLLSQGVAPNKIVCIPNWVDVNFIGPLPKENNPFRESHQLTGKFVVLYCGNIALTQGLQTVVKAAARLKHIPEIAFVIVGEPTALGELQKDCDTYKAPNVLLLPFEPREKLPQMLAAADVSLVVQKLRVTNFNMPSKIQVILASGRAIVASVPETGTANKAVLESGGGVVVPPEDPQALAEAIQELYLHPAQVEALGQQGRKYAVEHYGFEEALNQYEALFSAVVARSTPIFEPLPK